The Tamandua tetradactyla isolate mTamTet1 chromosome 6, mTamTet1.pri, whole genome shotgun sequence genome contains the following window.
ATGTCTCCACTGCTATGGGGAAGTTAGGAGCCAATTTATCTAGTGAATCATGTCGCTCACCTTGGGCCTCCATCTTTTCTGAAGAGGTTTTGTAGACAAAGGTGCTATCCTGGCTTGAGCCCGTCTGGGCAGGAAACTGAGGTTGGTCTATTCCATATGAAGCTGAACCTTCCTGATGGAGCTGATCTGTACTTGGGTGCCTTGAGCCATGATCTTCGGGTCCTGAGTCTTCCTGGCCATGCTGACCTAGGCCAGGCGATACCACCTGCTGCTGATCTGGGTGTGTAAAACCCAAACCTGTGTGTAAGGGTCGTAGGCCATGCTGGTCTATTCCATGTTGCACCAAACCTGGTTGATACATTTCTGGTGGTACCAAACTTTCTTCATCTATTCTTGGTGAAGCAAACTGTTGATTAGCTACAAGTGGTGATGCCTGGATATATTGGTCTCTGCCAGGAGTTACCAAACCTTGCTGATATGGGCGTGATGATATTAAACTCTGAGAATCGATGTGTTGTGGTGGATAGCCACGAAGCTCTGGACGTAATGGTGTCAAGACTTGCTGATTAATTCTACCAGGGACCAAACCATGTTGATCTGCGCTAGGTTGTAGGAAACCACGCTGAACCATTCCAGGTTGCACCAAACCACGCTGAACCATTCCAGGTTGCACCAAGCCACGCTGAACCATTCCAGGTTGCACCAAGCCACGCTGAGCCACTCCAGGTTGCACCAAACCATGCTGAGCCATTCCAGGTTGCACTAAACCATGCTGGTCTGCACTGGGATGTACCAAACCATGCTGGTCTTCACTGGGTTGCACCAAACCATGCTGGCCTGCACTGTGTTGCACCAAAGCATGATGATCAGTATCACGTTGCTGGTCTGTACCAGGTTGCACCAAACCATGCTGACCTGCACCAGGTTGCACCAAAGCATGCTGGTCTGCATCAGGTTGGGCCAAACCATGCTGGTCTGTACCAGGTTGCACCAAACCGTCCTGGTCTGCACCAGGTTGAGCCAAACTGGGCTGGTCTGCACCAGGTTGGGCCAAACCATGCTGGTCTGCACCAGGTTGGGCCAAACCATGTTGATCCATTCCTGGTTGCACCAGCTTATATTTATCTGCACCAGACTCTACCCTACCATGTGAATATACATCAGGTTGCACCAAACCACGTGGATATGCACCCGCCTGTACCAAACCACGTGGATAGGTGCCAGCCTGCACCAAGCCAGGTTGATATGCATCAGGTTGCAACAGAACAGGTGGATATATACCAGGTTGCACCAAATCAGGTGTGTATGCACCAGGCTGTGCCAAGCCACGCTGATCTGTACCAGCTTGAGCCCAAACACTTTGATCCATTCCAGGTTGCACCAAACCAAACTGACCTGCACCAGTTTGTACCAAACTGGGTGGATAAGCAACAGGTTGCACCAAACCACGTTGATCTGTTCCAGGTTGAACCATACCAGATGGATAATGAACGGGTTGCATCATACTGTGCTGACCTGCTCCAGGCTGCACCAAACCACGTTGATCCACACCAGGCTGAGCCAAACTAGATGGATATGCAACTGGTTGCACCATACCTTGTTGATCTGCACCAGGCTGAACTAAACCATGCTGAATTGCATCAGGCTGCACCATACCACGTTGATCTGCACCAGATTGCACCAAACCATGCTGATATGCACCAAGCTGCACCAAACCATGCTGATCTGTACCAAGTTGACCCAAACTATGCTGATCTGCACTAGGTTGAACCAAACTAGGAGGGTAGGCAACAGGTTGCACCATACCATGCTGTTCTGCACCAGGCTGTGCAGGTGAATATGCACCAGGCTGCACTAAACCACCCTGCTCTAAATTAAGCGGCACCAAATGACGCTGACCTGCACCAGGTTGCACCAAACCACGCTGACCTGCACCAGGTTGCACCAAACCACGCTGATCTACACGAGGTTGCACCAAGCCACGCTGATCTATACCAGGTTGCATCAAACCTCTCTGGTCTGCACCAGGTTGTGCCACAAGAGGTGAATATGAACCAGGCTGCACCAAACTATGCCGATCAGCACCAGATTGGACCAGATCATGCTGATCTAACCCAGGTTGGACCAAACCAGGCTGATCTGCACCAGGCTGCAGCAAACCGTGTTGCTCTGCCTCGGGTTGCACTAAACCATGTTGAACCACACCAGGCAGCACCATGCCACTCTGGTCTGCACGAGGTTGTGCTTCACGAGGTGAATATGCACCAGGCTGTATCAAACCACGCTGATCTATACCAGGCTGCACCAAACCTTGCTGACCTGCACCAGGTTGTGCCACACCAGGTGAATATGCACTAGGCTGCACCAAACCACGCTGATCTCCAGGTTGTACCAAACTATGTTGTTCTGCACCAGGCTGCACCAAAGCAGGCCTGTATGCACCAGGCTGCACAAAGCCAGATGGATATGTACGAGGTTGAGCCACACTAGGTGGATAGGCACCAGGTGGCACGAAACCAGGTGGGTATGTGCCAGGCTGTGCTAAACCACGCTGGTCTGCCCCTGGCTGCCCCAAGCCACTGTGATCTACACTGGCTGGGACTATACCACGTTGTACCAAACCACGCTGATCTATACCAGGCTGTACCAAACCAAGTGAATATAGACCAGGCTGTAGCACACCATGCTGATCTATACGGGACTGTATCAGACCACGCCGATCTGCACCAGGCTGCACCAAGCCAAGCTGGCCTACACCCGTCTTCACCAAACCTGGTGCATATACACCAGGCTGCAGCAAACCATGCTGATCAGCACCTGCCTGCACCAAACCTTCCTGACCTACACTAGGCTCCACCAAGCCATGCTGATCTGCACTGGGGGGGACCATACCATGCTGGTCTGCCCCTGGCTGCACCAAACCATGCTGATCTGCGCCAGGCTGCACCAAGCCATGCTGGTCTATGCCAGGCTGCAGCAAGCCATGCTGATCTGCCCCTGGCTGCACCAAGCCACGCTGATCTGCCGCTGGCTGTGCCAAGCCACGCTGGGCTGTCCCTGGCTGCGTCAAGCCACGCTGGTCTGTCCCTAGCTGTGCCAAGCCTCGCAGGTCTGCCCCTGACTGTGCCAAGCCACGCCTGGCTGCCCCTGGCTGCACCAAACCACGCTGATCTATGCCAGCCTGCACCAAGCCGCGTTGATCTGCAGCCGGTTGTACCAAACCAGTATGACTTGGACCAGGTTGCACCAAAGTACGCTGTTCTGCACCAAATTGGACCAAATCATACTGCTCTGTGCTAGGTTTTAATAAACCAGGTGCTTCCAAACTGAGTTGTTCATAACTTTGCTGATCTACACCAGCTTGCCTCAAGCTAGGTAGCAACAAACCATGCTGATCCATAAGAGATGGAATTAATTGACGTTGACCCATACCAGGTGATACCATCCCTTGCAGATCCATTCCAGATAGTATCAACGCATGCTGATCCATGCCATATACTACCAAGCCTTTCTGATCCCTACCAAGCGGTACCAAGCCTTGTTGATATATGTCAAGTGGCACCAAACTTTGCTGATCCATGCCAAGTGGTACAAAGCCTTGTTGACCCATGCCAAATGGTACCAGTACATGCTGCTCCATGCCAGGTGGTCGTAAGCCATGCTGCTCTAGCCCTGGATAAACTTGATCTTGGCTTAAGTACACCCCACCTTGCTGATCTGGGTACACAACACCAGGCTGATCTTTGGCCGAGGTTACATCCTGTTGAACTGGGCCAGGCAATGCATCTTGTTCATCTCTTCTTGGATGTGCTGAGCTGTCTGGCTCTCTACTTCTGTGATGATCTGAATCTATTCTGTATTGGGGTACAGAGGGGTGATGGGGTCTTGGCATGCCAGCTTCGTCACGGGTCCATGGGTGCTGTTCTCTACCAAGAATCCCAGCAGTAGAGGAATCCCTGCTCCGGTCCCTGCCGAGAGAACCTTCGGAGGGATATCCGGAACTACTGGGCCCTGAGATCTTATCGGGGTCCAGACCACCTGCAGAGCCACTGATATCTGCACTGGGATGCTGGGGTGGGGGTTCCCTCTGAAGACGGTCAGCTGACGGTATGGGAATCTGCCCTCTGTGCTTAGAAACGCCAGTCAACGTTTCTGAGGCCTgattgaagaagaagaaagaaatcaagaactaCAAGTCAAAAATACTCACCATATGAGTTGGAGGGAGGGAATTCTGGGACAC
Protein-coding sequences here:
- the QRICH2 gene encoding glutamine-rich protein 2 isoform X1 → MPPVSLVATVSLRELADLAIGTPEVGAVNFTALHTLIVAMLRSLHLLEERIPFQAPGADLQPRSPLPARPSISAPQLPGAKEKKRSLGRAAGPPALEGQVKDLGGQVHELSRQLRNMESQVQGIVAHVQHLTAQAAELGVDPREWLDDKDLTPLVIHRPHLGSVKVLKDAPEATGLLQDVLKDVKTLKEAHLKARASSEMIPQKVMERIEILEKFIKDRDQFLEQMGRKLSSISDGEDATMVTWEELEQAITDGWKSSRAASETLTGVSKHRGQIPIPSADRLQREPPPQHPSADISGSAGGLDPDKISGPSSSGYPSEGSLGRDRSRDSSTAGILGREQHPWTRDEAGMPRPHHPSVPQYRIDSDHHRSREPDSSAHPRRDEQDALPGPVQQDVTSAKDQPGVVYPDQQGGVYLSQDQVYPGLEQHGLRPPGMEQHVLVPFGMGQQGFVPLGMDQQSLVPLDIYQQGLVPLGRDQKGLVVYGMDQHALILSGMDLQGMVSPGMGQRQLIPSLMDQHGLLLPSLRQAGVDQQSYEQLSLEAPGLLKPSTEQYDLVQFGAEQRTLVQPGPSHTGLVQPAADQRGLVQAGIDQRGLVQPGAARRGLAQSGADLRGLAQLGTDQRGLTQPGTAQRGLAQPAADQRGLVQPGADQHGLLQPGIDQHGLVQPGADQHGLVQPGADQHGMVPPSADQHGLVEPSVGQEGLVQAGADQHGLLQPGVYAPGLVKTGVGQLGLVQPGADRRGLIQSRIDQHGVLQPGLYSLGLVQPGIDQRGLVQRGIVPASVDHSGLGQPGADQRGLAQPGTYPPGFVPPGAYPPSVAQPRTYPSGFVQPGAYRPALVQPGAEQHSLVQPGDQRGLVQPSAYSPGVAQPGAGQQGLVQPGIDQRGLIQPGAYSPREAQPRADQSGMVLPGVVQHGLVQPEAEQHGLLQPGADQPGLVQPGLDQHDLVQSGADRHSLVQPGSYSPLVAQPGADQRGLMQPGIDQRGLVQPRVDQRGLVQPGAGQRGLVQPGAGQRHLVPLNLEQGGLVQPGAYSPAQPGAEQHGMVQPVAYPPSLVQPSADQHSLGQLGTDQHGLVQLGAYQHGLVQSGADQRGMVQPDAIQHGLVQPGADQQGMVQPVAYPSSLAQPGVDQRGLVQPGAGQHSMMQPVHYPSGMVQPGTDQRGLVQPVAYPPSLVQTGAGQFGLVQPGMDQSVWAQAGTDQRGLAQPGAYTPDLVQPGIYPPVLLQPDAYQPGLVQAGTYPRGLVQAGAYPRGLVQPDVYSHGRVESGADKYKLVQPGMDQHGLAQPGADQHGLAQPGADQPSLAQPGADQDGLVQPGTDQHGLAQPDADQHALVQPGAGQHGLVQPGTDQQRDTDHHALVQHSAGQHGLVQPSEDQHGLVHPSADQHGLVQPGMAQHGLVQPGVAQRGLVQPGMVQRGLVQPGMVQRGLVQPGMVQRGFLQPSADQHGLVPGRINQQVLTPLRPELRGYPPQHIDSQSLISSRPYQQGLVTPGRDQYIQASPLVANQQFASPRIDEESLVPPEMYQPGLVQHGIDQHGLRPLHTGLGFTHPDQQQVVSPGLGQHGQEDSGPEDHGSRHPSTDQLHQEGSASYGIDQPQFPAQTGSSQDSTFVYKTSSEKMEAQGERHDSLDKLAPNFPIAVETFRLMGELVGLYLELKEQMKDLDEEQAGHTDLEKIKYLLALLVEKTLPPDLPEHLKSIKTLAKEVRQEKAKLDRLQRILEGEGLRETGKEMKAGQLSLQLGILRVTVADIEKELAELRESQERGKVTMEHSVSEASLYLQDQLDKLRTIIESMLASSSTLLTLSMPPSKTHPTLRPGQIDPEATCPACSLDLSHQVSTLVQRYEQLQDMVNNLAASRPSKKAKLQSQDEELLGRVQSAILQVQGDCERLAVTTSGLIADHRQKQRDIDVLYQGLEKLEREKANREHLETEIDVKADKSALAAKVSRVQFDATTEQLNHMMRELVARMSGREQDWQTMLDKLLAAMDSKCSPAAAAGPPGAGAREAAAGGSVEVAETAAQRALTPLPGGRGSCHAPAALGAFPLPLL
- the QRICH2 gene encoding glutamine-rich protein 2 isoform X2, whose product is MIPQKVMERIEILEKFIKDRDQFLEQMGRKLSSISDGEDATMVTWEELEQAITDGWKSSRAASETLTGVSKHRGQIPIPSADRLQREPPPQHPSADISGSAGGLDPDKISGPSSSGYPSEGSLGRDRSRDSSTAGILGREQHPWTRDEAGMPRPHHPSVPQYRIDSDHHRSREPDSSAHPRRDEQDALPGPVQQDVTSAKDQPGVVYPDQQGGVYLSQDQVYPGLEQHGLRPPGMEQHVLVPFGMGQQGFVPLGMDQQSLVPLDIYQQGLVPLGRDQKGLVVYGMDQHALILSGMDLQGMVSPGMGQRQLIPSLMDQHGLLLPSLRQAGVDQQSYEQLSLEAPGLLKPSTEQYDLVQFGAEQRTLVQPGPSHTGLVQPAADQRGLVQAGIDQRGLVQPGAARRGLAQSGADLRGLAQLGTDQRGLTQPGTAQRGLAQPAADQRGLVQPGADQHGLLQPGIDQHGLVQPGADQHGLVQPGADQHGMVPPSADQHGLVEPSVGQEGLVQAGADQHGLLQPGVYAPGLVKTGVGQLGLVQPGADRRGLIQSRIDQHGVLQPGLYSLGLVQPGIDQRGLVQRGIVPASVDHSGLGQPGADQRGLAQPGTYPPGFVPPGAYPPSVAQPRTYPSGFVQPGAYRPALVQPGAEQHSLVQPGDQRGLVQPSAYSPGVAQPGAGQQGLVQPGIDQRGLIQPGAYSPREAQPRADQSGMVLPGVVQHGLVQPEAEQHGLLQPGADQPGLVQPGLDQHDLVQSGADRHSLVQPGSYSPLVAQPGADQRGLMQPGIDQRGLVQPRVDQRGLVQPGAGQRGLVQPGAGQRHLVPLNLEQGGLVQPGAYSPAQPGAEQHGMVQPVAYPPSLVQPSADQHSLGQLGTDQHGLVQLGAYQHGLVQSGADQRGMVQPDAIQHGLVQPGADQQGMVQPVAYPSSLAQPGVDQRGLVQPGAGQHSMMQPVHYPSGMVQPGTDQRGLVQPVAYPPSLVQTGAGQFGLVQPGMDQSVWAQAGTDQRGLAQPGAYTPDLVQPGIYPPVLLQPDAYQPGLVQAGTYPRGLVQAGAYPRGLVQPDVYSHGRVESGADKYKLVQPGMDQHGLAQPGADQHGLAQPGADQPSLAQPGADQDGLVQPGTDQHGLAQPDADQHALVQPGAGQHGLVQPGTDQQRDTDHHALVQHSAGQHGLVQPSEDQHGLVHPSADQHGLVQPGMAQHGLVQPGVAQRGLVQPGMVQRGLVQPGMVQRGLVQPGMVQRGFLQPSADQHGLVPGRINQQVLTPLRPELRGYPPQHIDSQSLISSRPYQQGLVTPGRDQYIQASPLVANQQFASPRIDEESLVPPEMYQPGLVQHGIDQHGLRPLHTGLGFTHPDQQQVVSPGLGQHGQEDSGPEDHGSRHPSTDQLHQEGSASYGIDQPQFPAQTGSSQDSTFVYKTSSEKMEAQGERHDSLDKLAPNFPIAVETFRLMGELVGLYLELKEQMKDLDEEQAGHTDLEKIKYLLALLVEKTLPPDLPEHLKSIKTLAKEVRQEKAKLDRLQRILEGEGLRETGKEMKAGQLSLQLGILRVTVADIEKELAELRESQERGKVTMEHSVSEASLYLQDQLDKLRTIIESMLASSSTLLTLSMPPSKTHPTLRPGQIDPEATCPACSLDLSHQVSTLVQRYEQLQDMVNNLAASRPSKKAKLQSQDEELLGRVQSAILQVQGDCERLAVTTSGLIADHRQKQRDIDVLYQGLEKLEREKANREHLETEIDVKADKSALAAKVSRVQFDATTEQLNHMMRELVARMSGREQDWQTMLDKLLAAMDSKLDRLELEPVKQLLEDRWKSLRQQLKERSPLYQADEAAAMRRQLLAHFHCLSCDRPLETPLTGQCVAPPPPGGLCIRGVPAGGCGGREYSRAVSPLTLRASISFPRLLFALMVHSHLPWSAALLSALHNWVFRQVAGGEWVVGLGAHPPLPSFCPESSQRCLSAPACLGTAPPGPTPSLNWSRSGSRAAT
- the QRICH2 gene encoding glutamine-rich protein 2 isoform X3 — protein: MPPVSLVATVSLRELADLAIGTPEVGAVNFTALHTLIVAMLRSLHLLEERIPFQAPGADLQPRSPLPARPSISAPQLPGAKEKKRSLGRAAGPPALEGQVKDLGGQVHELSRQLRNMESQVQGIVAHVQHLTAQAAELGVDPREWLDDKDLTPLVIHRPHLGSVKVLKDAPEATGLLQDVLKDVKTLKEAHLKARASSEMIPQKVMERIEILEKFIKDRDQFLEQMGRKLSSISDGEDATMVTWEELEQAITDGWKSSRAASETLTGVSKHRGQIPIPSADRLQREPPPQHPSADISGSAGGLDPDKISGPSSSGYPSEGSLGRDRSRDSSTAGILGREQHPWTRDEAGMPRPHHPSVPQYRIDSDHHRSREPDSSAHPRRDEQDALPGPVQQDVTSAKDQPGVVYPDQQGGVYLSQDQVYPGLEQHGLRPPGMEQHVLVPFGMGQQGFVPLGMDQQSLVPLDIYQQGLVPLGRDQKGLVVYGMDQHALILSGMDLQGMVSPGMGQRQLIPSLMDQHGLLLPSLRQAGVDQQSYEQLSLEAPGLLKPSTEQYDLVQFGAEQRTLVQPGPSHTGLVQPAADQRGLVQAGIDQRGLVQPGAARRGLAQSGADLRGLAQLGTDQRGLTQPGTAQRGLAQPAADQRGLVQPGADQHGLLQPGIDQHGLVQPGADQHGLVQPGADQHGMVPPSADQHGLVEPSVGQEGLVQAGADQHGLLQPGVYAPGLVKTGVGQLGLVQPGADRRGLIQSRIDQHGVLQPGLYSLGLVQPGIDQRGLVQRGIVPASVDHSGLGQPGADQRGLAQPGTYPPGFVPPGAYPPSVAQPRTYPSGFVQPGAYRPALVQPGAEQHSLVQPGDQRGLVQPSAYSPGVAQPGAGQQGLVQPGIDQRGLIQPGAYSPREAQPRADQSGMVLPGVVQHGLVQPEAEQHGLLQPGADQPGLVQPGLDQHDLVQSGADRHSLVQPGSYSPLVAQPGADQRGLMQPGIDQRGLVQPRVDQRGLVQPGAGQRGLVQPGAGQRHLVPLNLEQGGLVQPGAYSPAQPGAEQHGMVQPVAYPPSLVQPSADQHSLGQLGTDQHGLVQLGAYQHGLVQSGADQRGMVQPDAIQHGLVQPGADQQGMVQPVAYPSSLAQPGVDQRGLVQPGAGQHSMMQPVHYPSGMVQPGTDQRGLVQPVAYPPSLVQTGAGQFGLVQPGMDQSVWAQAGTDQRGLAQPGAYTPDLVQPGIYPPVLLQPDAYQPGLVQAGTYPRGLVQAGAYPRGLVQPDVYSHGRVESGADKYKLVQPGMDQHGLAQPGADQHGLAQPGADQPSLAQPGADQDGLVQPGTDQHGLAQPDADQHALVQPGAGQHGLVQPGTDQQRDTDHHALVQHSAGQHGLVQPSEDQHGLVHPSADQHGLVQPGMAQHGLVQPGVAQRGLVQPGMVQRGLVQPGMVQRGLVQPGMVQRGFLQPSADQHGLVPGRINQQVLTPLRPELRGYPPQHIDSQSLISSRPYQQGLVTPGRDQYIQASPLVANQQFASPRIDEESLVPPEMYQPGLVQHGIDQHGLRPLHTGLGFTHPDQQQVVSPGLGQHGQEDSGPEDHGSRHPSTDQLHQEGSASYGIDQPQFPAQTGSSQDSTFVYKTSSEKMEAQGERHDSLDKLAPNFPIAVETFRLMGELVGLYLELKEQMKDLDEEQAGHTDLEKIKYLLALLVEKTLPPDLPEHLKSIKTLAKEVRQEKAKLDRLQRILEGEGLRETGKEMKAGQLSLQLGILRVTVADIEKELAELRESQERGKVTMEHSVSEASLYLQDQLDKLRTIIESMLASSSTLLTLSMPPSKTHPTLRPGQIDPEATCPACSLDLSHQVSTLVQRYEQLQDMVNNLAASRPSKKAKLQSQDEELLGRVQSAILQVQGDCERLAVTTSGLIADHRQKQRDIDVLYQGLEKLEREKANREHLETEIDVKADKSALAAKVSRVQFDATTEQLNHMMRELVARMSGREQDWQTMLDKLLAAMDSKLDRLELEPVKQLLEDRWKSLRQQLKERSPLYQADEAAAMRRQLLAHFHCLSCDRPLETPLTGQVIPAMPVGPCLPGHRSTRPYTVFELEQVRQQSRNLKLGGPLPRGDLSQMERSVGRLRSAHSKMLTAIEKVQIHFGGSVKASSQMIHELLQAQCLGPPCYRRMTDMADYSYSSVPRRCGGSHTLTYPYRRNRLQHLSPGLLPAEETQAAMKHDEVDILGLDGHIYKGRMDTRLPGIVCKDTPGLAKHKAKQSRPHGHRQQSLSDNHQLLSRPQSAQLLAGNNPASLRQHKDRPVSSEVLLSQPNVAHPPSPTEMTTLPARNPPALNMHLDVPPREGLEDPTRGPRSNTAH